A genomic window from Brachyspira sp. SAP_772 includes:
- a CDS encoding lytic transglycosylase domain-containing protein, producing MIEAVQRIHVRIGEIQERFNQLGFAPLNTTPPTKSFSEHLNEAMAENSVKNNSQLDNINKTDNVAATVEASNKKINASNNDAFNGKISFGVYDDATNNFAKALNAYKKASFPTTYDNIIKEASAKYSVPEDLIKAVIKQESNYMPNAVSHKGAIGLMQIMPSTGVGLGVTDKEMLKDPYTNIMAGTKYLSQMLNRYDGRLDLSLSAYNAGPSLVDKLQRIPNIDETKNYVKNIIGYIK from the coding sequence ATGATAGAGGCAGTACAAAGAATACATGTTAGAATAGGGGAGATTCAGGAGAGATTTAATCAATTGGGTTTTGCTCCGCTTAATACAACTCCTCCTACAAAGTCTTTTTCTGAGCATTTAAATGAAGCTATGGCAGAAAACTCTGTAAAAAATAATAGTCAATTAGATAATATAAATAAAACTGATAATGTTGCTGCAACAGTAGAAGCAAGCAATAAAAAAATAAATGCTAGTAATAATGATGCATTTAATGGTAAAATTTCTTTTGGTGTGTATGATGATGCTACTAATAATTTTGCTAAAGCTCTAAATGCATATAAAAAAGCATCTTTCCCAACAACTTATGATAACATAATTAAAGAAGCTTCTGCTAAATATTCTGTACCTGAAGATTTAATTAAAGCAGTTATAAAGCAAGAGTCAAATTATATGCCTAATGCTGTTAGTCATAAAGGTGCTATTGGTTTAATGCAGATAATGCCTTCTACAGGAGTTGGCCTTGGTGTAACCGATAAAGAGATGCTTAAAGACCCTTATACTAATATAATGGCTGGTACTAAATATTTATCACAAATGCTAAATAGATATGACGGCAGATTGGATTTATCTTTATCTGCTTATAATGCGGGTCCTTCTTTGGTAGATAAATTACAAAGAATACCTAATATAGATGAAACTAAAAATTATGTTAAAAATATTATAGGCTATATAAAGTAA
- a CDS encoding 6-bladed beta-propeller: MRVKLLAFMVIFFITVSLSYPLDKTPYYVNTDSYDSYRELIRGVHYYNQERYDAAIASFRTSLNTNPMDKFIRYWYSRALYKAGYMNLAINEWMNITRMGYQDPIILSKINKYYTANVTEETKDVLSNFIYLKNFSTNANFLKNINQPIQIEMAEDGTLYVLDYSDSSLKQFDVNGNLIRKISNGKRLEVQQTSWWRKAIQFVTRVYPYEKLENPRGFTIDNNGYIYIANTKRDKIFKYDNNGNYITNIGNTGISNGQLLGPSSLYTDNGGRLYVSDTGNNRIVIFDVNGNYLDSFGRMGENEGEFFSPAGIVVDNNYIYVADMGNKRVQKFDLNGNYVATIRHELFNEPRGLSFASDGNLFIADGSRVYYYDINNDIFTLFNNSERYTATPTSVTEDANNSIYLTDFLSGRIDVYTRKEEYYANLDVFIDREYLNKYPIVVASVTVRDRLTNPIIGLTAENFEVIENDNIYTKVGMYDAPELHEYRFIFLIEDSAAARPYENRIKEEISNFTLSLTNNDEVMVIHYNDEVYKSDGYSAANLRILENANNFRFVGGISALDNAYYEAIRLSANSFKKTAIINFSVSDPDDTVFSMMDFTDLYNYAKNNAVSLNQVYIGTNKTNYFYDLMTKSTYGYTINADNSINYANELMNIKNINFGRYFIYFNSFKNNLEKGQYRSLKVRVNYRDMFGEEESGFILP, translated from the coding sequence ATGAGAGTAAAACTTCTAGCGTTTATGGTTATTTTTTTTATAACTGTATCGCTTTCATACCCCTTAGACAAAACCCCGTATTATGTAAACACAGATAGCTATGACTCTTACAGAGAACTAATCAGAGGTGTGCATTATTATAATCAAGAACGTTATGACGCAGCAATAGCTAGCTTTAGAACCTCTCTTAACACAAATCCAATGGATAAGTTTATTAGATATTGGTATAGCAGGGCTTTATATAAGGCTGGATATATGAACCTTGCTATTAATGAATGGATGAATATTACTAGAATGGGATATCAAGACCCTATAATACTCTCTAAAATCAATAAATATTATACTGCAAATGTTACTGAAGAGACTAAAGATGTTTTAAGCAATTTTATTTATCTTAAAAACTTCTCTACAAATGCCAATTTCTTAAAAAATATTAATCAGCCTATACAAATAGAAATGGCTGAAGATGGTACTTTGTATGTATTAGATTATAGTGATTCTTCATTAAAGCAATTTGATGTAAACGGAAACTTAATAAGAAAAATATCAAATGGTAAAAGATTAGAAGTGCAACAAACTAGTTGGTGGAGAAAAGCTATACAGTTTGTAACAAGAGTTTATCCTTATGAGAAATTAGAAAATCCTAGAGGTTTTACTATTGATAACAATGGATATATATATATAGCAAACACTAAAAGAGATAAAATATTTAAATACGACAATAACGGAAATTATATCACAAATATAGGAAATACTGGTATAAGCAACGGGCAGCTTCTTGGTCCTTCATCTTTATATACTGATAATGGAGGAAGGTTATATGTTTCTGATACTGGAAATAATAGAATTGTAATATTTGATGTTAATGGTAATTATTTAGATAGTTTCGGAAGAATGGGAGAGAATGAGGGGGAGTTCTTTTCTCCTGCGGGCATAGTGGTTGATAATAATTATATTTATGTGGCTGATATGGGCAATAAAAGAGTGCAGAAATTCGATTTAAACGGTAATTATGTTGCTACTATTAGGCATGAATTATTTAATGAGCCTAGGGGATTATCTTTTGCTTCTGATGGGAATTTGTTTATAGCTGATGGAAGCAGGGTTTATTATTATGATATAAATAATGATATTTTTACTTTGTTTAATAACTCTGAGAGATACACCGCTACTCCTACATCTGTAACAGAAGATGCTAATAATAGTATTTATCTTACGGACTTCTTATCTGGAAGAATAGATGTTTATACAAGAAAAGAAGAATATTATGCTAATTTGGACGTATTTATTGACAGAGAATATTTAAATAAATATCCTATTGTTGTTGCTTCTGTAACTGTGCGTGATAGACTTACTAATCCTATTATTGGGCTTACTGCTGAAAACTTTGAAGTTATAGAGAATGATAATATATATACAAAAGTTGGAATGTATGATGCTCCTGAACTTCATGAGTATAGATTTATATTTTTAATTGAAGATAGTGCTGCTGCTAGACCTTATGAGAATAGAATAAAAGAAGAGATTAGTAATTTTACTTTGAGTTTAACTAACAATGATGAAGTAATGGTTATACATTATAATGATGAGGTTTATAAGTCAGATGGATATTCTGCTGCTAATTTAAGAATATTAGAAAATGCTAATAATTTTAGATTTGTAGGGGGAATATCTGCTTTAGATAATGCTTATTATGAAGCTATTAGGCTTTCTGCAAATAGTTTTAAGAAGACTGCTATTATTAATTTCTCAGTAAGTGACCCTGATGATACTGTATTTTCTATGATGGATTTTACAGACCTTTATAACTATGCAAAAAATAATGCTGTTTCATTAAATCAGGTTTATATTGGAACTAATAAAACAAACTATTTCTATGATTTGATGACTAAGTCTACTTATGGTTACACTATAAATGCTGACAATTCTATAAATTATGCTAATGAACTTATGAATATAAAAAACATTAATTTTGGAAGATATTTTATTTATTTTAATAGCTTTAAGAATAATTTAGAAAAAGGTCAGTATAGATCATTAAAGGTGAGAGTTAATTATAGAGATATGTTTGGAGAAGAGGAATCTGGATTTATATTGCCTTAA
- a CDS encoding LptF/LptG family permease, with translation MKKIKKYIILEAIGPFIAGVLFFTFIFVIQLLPELFRLILNNGAPIWTSLEIFVYMLPFNVAITIPMSILMAGIMGYGRLSSDNEIIVMRALGFSHMRIYAPIIILGFFTFLFSLFFNNVVMTESNYRYRALFSYIINIRPSIAVGKLEFAYISDINLSIGAYYSDNNGMSNVVIYDGNSQARRVITAKSGKWKNNEANSKVITLTLYDGIVQEMPVYGFVSNDFTVFNAMDINIVRNVSKLNDHERGLREIPAWEIRKKINASMNDSLVVLTNQISNMISTAYSNSFITNIDGTTNIILTNANVSFSSFSNTYVTTNAAELDKLFKTTKKEAVPYFYYVEFHKFISIPAACLFMVFIGAPLGIVGKRSGRGFGFGLSVIVVVIYYILITVAEIIAGNRTIPGFLAMWFPNIVLAVIGAVLMIRSFFSKGK, from the coding sequence ATGAAAAAAATAAAGAAATATATTATATTAGAAGCTATAGGTCCTTTTATAGCAGGAGTATTATTTTTTACATTTATATTTGTAATACAGCTTTTACCAGAATTATTTAGGCTTATATTAAACAATGGAGCTCCTATATGGACTTCTTTAGAGATATTTGTTTATATGCTTCCATTCAACGTGGCAATTACTATACCAATGTCTATACTAATGGCTGGTATTATGGGATATGGAAGGCTTTCTTCTGATAATGAGATCATAGTAATGCGTGCTTTAGGTTTTTCTCATATGAGAATATATGCACCTATTATAATACTTGGCTTTTTTACTTTTTTATTTTCTTTATTTTTTAATAATGTTGTGATGACTGAATCAAATTATAGATATAGAGCTCTATTCTCCTATATAATTAATATAAGACCTTCTATTGCGGTTGGTAAATTGGAGTTTGCTTATATATCAGATATTAATTTATCCATTGGTGCATATTATAGCGATAATAATGGCATGTCTAATGTTGTTATTTATGATGGTAATTCTCAGGCTAGAAGAGTTATTACTGCTAAAAGTGGAAAATGGAAAAATAATGAGGCTAATTCTAAAGTTATAACATTAACTTTATATGATGGAATAGTTCAAGAGATGCCTGTATACGGTTTTGTAAGTAATGATTTTACCGTATTTAATGCTATGGATATTAATATAGTGAGAAATGTAAGTAAATTAAATGATCATGAAAGAGGACTTAGAGAAATTCCTGCTTGGGAGATAAGAAAAAAAATTAATGCCTCTATGAATGATTCACTTGTAGTTCTAACAAATCAAATAAGTAATATGATATCAACAGCCTATTCTAACTCATTTATAACCAACATAGACGGCACAACAAATATAATACTAACAAACGCTAATGTATCTTTTTCATCTTTTTCAAATACCTATGTTACCACAAACGCTGCTGAATTAGACAAATTATTTAAAACAACCAAAAAAGAAGCCGTACCTTATTTTTATTATGTGGAATTTCATAAGTTTATATCTATACCAGCGGCTTGTTTATTTATGGTATTTATTGGAGCCCCTTTAGGTATAGTGGGTAAAAGAAGCGGAAGAGGGTTTGGATTTGGACTTTCTGTAATAGTAGTAGTAATATATTATATTTTAATTACTGTAGCAGAAATTATAGCAGGAAATAGAACTATACCGGGATTTCTTGCTATGTGGTTTCCTAATATAGTATTAGCCGTCATAGGTGCGGTTCTTATGATACGCTCATTCTTTAGTAAAGGAAAATAA
- the sppA gene encoding signal peptide peptidase SppA, whose amino-acid sequence MYEQNNKEQENSAQEESKEYTNSIKKIEKEKNKESKRFIIFSLLILVSIIIGITSIFSKPQNKISSVIIKGKETNINAIQNKEGIAIIDLVGVISHVARRSSIGIEEKSVTEKLIDDFEYYMKDDNVKAIVLQIDSPGGALTSCEEALKYLQDLKKKYPKPIVASFRSMAASGGYYIAMIADKIYANESTLTGSIGVISQFVNVSNLMDKYGIKMYTIKSGRNKDSLSPFREPREDELAYWQDMTYEFVAQFTNVVETARGDKIKGNREDLFDGRVFSGKRALEVGLIDNIGTLQDAIKGAAEMADITDEEPYIIKRPENKNFINFLLSSMPFVYKPQALIPYEELINTKYIGVPMYIYLPNYIGE is encoded by the coding sequence ATGTACGAACAAAACAATAAAGAACAAGAAAATAGTGCACAAGAAGAAAGTAAGGAATATACAAATAGCATCAAAAAAATTGAAAAAGAAAAAAATAAAGAAAGTAAAAGATTTATAATATTTTCTTTATTAATACTAGTTTCAATAATTATAGGAATTACTTCCATATTCAGCAAACCTCAAAATAAAATTTCATCTGTTATTATAAAAGGAAAAGAAACAAATATTAATGCTATACAAAACAAAGAAGGTATTGCAATTATAGATTTAGTAGGTGTAATATCTCATGTAGCAAGAAGAAGCTCTATTGGAATAGAAGAGAAATCTGTAACAGAAAAATTAATTGATGATTTTGAATATTATATGAAAGATGATAATGTAAAAGCAATAGTGTTGCAAATAGATAGCCCCGGAGGAGCTTTAACTTCTTGTGAAGAGGCTTTAAAATATTTGCAAGACTTAAAGAAAAAATATCCCAAACCAATAGTAGCTTCATTTAGAAGTATGGCAGCAAGCGGTGGATATTATATTGCTATGATAGCTGATAAAATATATGCCAATGAATCAACACTCACTGGAAGTATAGGCGTAATATCTCAATTTGTTAATGTATCTAATTTAATGGATAAATACGGAATAAAAATGTACACAATAAAAAGCGGCAGAAATAAAGATTCATTATCTCCGTTTAGAGAACCTAGAGAAGATGAGCTTGCTTATTGGCAGGATATGACTTATGAGTTTGTTGCTCAATTTACTAATGTGGTGGAAACTGCAAGAGGAGATAAAATTAAAGGCAACAGAGAAGATTTATTTGACGGAAGAGTATTTAGCGGAAAAAGAGCTTTAGAAGTAGGTTTAATAGACAATATTGGCACACTTCAAGATGCTATAAAAGGTGCTGCTGAAATGGCTGATATTACAGATGAAGAGCCTTATATTATAAAAAGACCAGAAAACAAAAACTTTATAAATTTTTTATTATCAAGTATGCCTTTTGTTTATAAACCTCAAGCCTTAATACCTTATGAGGAATTAATAAATACTAAATATATAGGTGTTCCTATGTATATTTATCTTCCTAATTATATAGGAGAGTAA
- a CDS encoding ribonuclease J, with amino-acid sequence MNNNDKIRIIPLGGVQEIGMNMTVIEYGDEVLIIDCGFMFPKYHMLGIDYVIPDTSYLEDKNIVGLVLTHGHEDHIGAIPHFLRKFPNIPIYGSRLTAAFLRAKLNDYKNEYRDVKIYELEPRNKIEIGMNFDIEFIRVNHSIPDGVGVAITTPLGVIIHTGDFKVDLNPTTDKFIDLYKFAEYGEKGVLLLLADSTNCHKNGFSMSESVVQNTMTPLFAYEDGMIIVAVFASSIERIQDLVTAAKINNKYVAFSGRSLIKYTKIAQEMGYLNLYDIVIPIDRLNRYPREKIVCITTGTQGEPYSSLSLIAAEAHKHIKVEDGDMVIFSSSVIPGNEMSVTRMINNLYDLGAKMVGEDKKLLHVSGHASSEDLKLMYRLVKPKYFIPIHGEKRHLISHIKLVEELNGLNSKGFLLYNGNVLEIDSSLEAKIAEPIEIRNIYVDGKGVGDLEDSIFFDREQLSLNGVVVANVVAKKNKTGNYDINIDIESKGFTYNGAEKSSIISKNEELIKEGKNSATEAVRKLLNRNKRTPSTIKYEVREALRKKFIQIIGREPVIFVSLYIDNVYVDLEENNITTEEETCTNKTIKNKKIVHKKKVRNIQIASKKLKKKKIKKVKDL; translated from the coding sequence ATGAACAATAATGATAAGATAAGAATCATACCTTTAGGCGGCGTACAAGAAATAGGTATGAATATGACTGTTATAGAATACGGTGATGAAGTATTAATAATTGATTGCGGGTTTATGTTTCCTAAATATCATATGCTTGGTATAGATTATGTAATACCTGATACTTCATATTTAGAAGATAAAAATATAGTTGGATTAGTATTAACTCATGGACATGAGGACCATATAGGAGCTATACCTCATTTCTTAAGAAAATTTCCTAATATACCAATTTATGGTTCAAGATTAACTGCTGCTTTTTTAAGGGCTAAATTAAACGATTATAAAAATGAATATAGAGATGTAAAGATTTATGAATTAGAGCCTAGAAATAAAATTGAAATAGGAATGAACTTTGATATAGAGTTTATAAGAGTTAATCACAGTATACCTGATGGAGTTGGAGTTGCTATTACTACTCCTCTTGGTGTTATAATACATACAGGAGATTTTAAAGTTGATTTAAATCCTACTACAGATAAATTTATAGACCTTTATAAGTTTGCTGAATATGGTGAAAAGGGAGTACTTTTACTTTTAGCAGATTCTACCAACTGTCATAAGAATGGTTTTTCTATGAGTGAGAGTGTTGTTCAAAATACAATGACGCCTCTGTTTGCATATGAAGATGGTATGATAATTGTTGCTGTTTTTGCAAGCAGTATTGAGAGAATACAAGATTTGGTAACTGCTGCTAAGATTAATAATAAATATGTAGCTTTTTCTGGAAGGAGCTTAATTAAATATACAAAAATAGCTCAAGAGATGGGATATTTAAATCTATATGATATAGTTATACCAATAGATAGATTAAACAGATATCCAAGAGAAAAGATTGTATGCATAACTACAGGCACACAAGGGGAGCCTTATTCTTCTCTTTCATTGATAGCTGCTGAGGCTCATAAGCATATAAAAGTTGAAGACGGTGATATGGTAATATTTTCTTCTAGTGTTATACCGGGCAATGAAATGTCTGTTACAAGAATGATTAATAATCTTTATGACCTTGGGGCTAAAATGGTGGGTGAAGATAAAAAACTTCTTCATGTATCTGGACATGCTTCCAGTGAAGATTTAAAACTTATGTATAGGTTAGTAAAGCCAAAATATTTTATACCTATTCATGGAGAGAAAAGGCATTTAATTAGTCATATAAAATTAGTAGAAGAACTTAATGGTCTTAATTCTAAAGGTTTTTTACTATATAATGGTAATGTACTTGAAATAGATAGTTCTTTAGAAGCTAAAATTGCTGAACCTATAGAAATAAGAAATATTTATGTTGATGGTAAGGGTGTTGGTGATTTAGAAGATAGTATATTTTTTGACAGAGAACAATTATCTTTAAATGGGGTTGTTGTTGCTAATGTGGTAGCTAAGAAAAATAAAACCGGCAATTATGATATAAATATAGATATAGAAAGTAAAGGTTTTACATACAATGGAGCAGAAAAATCATCTATAATAAGTAAAAATGAAGAGCTTATTAAAGAAGGAAAAAACTCTGCAACAGAAGCTGTTAGAAAATTACTAAATAGAAATAAAAGAACACCTTCTACTATAAAATATGAAGTACGTGAGGCATTAAGAAAAAAGTTTATACAAATAATAGGAAGAGAACCTGTTATATTTGTATCACTTTATATAGACAATGTTTATGTAGATTTAGAGGAAAATAATATAACTACGGAGGAGGAAACATGTACGAACAAAACAATAAAGAACAAGAAAATAGTGCACAAGAAGAAAGTAAGGAATATACAAATAGCATCAAAAAAATTGAAAAAGAAAAAAATAAAGAAAGTAAAAGATTTATAA
- a CDS encoding rubrerythrin family protein, translating to MAVKSLEEVLFSIFQGESNAANKYSQFSKASKNPAVQKVFSTTALAERIHAEKMRKLASRSSLDMTKFVPQLLDVEISDDKSNLEVAIKGEVYESTILYPQLAEVMLEQQNKLVSSTVTSLGKVEVEHAKLFELIKAKFADTNTEITLYLCPNCGNIYIDKFPETCETCGGSSRMFQKY from the coding sequence ATGGCTGTAAAATCTCTTGAAGAAGTTTTGTTTTCTATTTTTCAAGGTGAATCTAATGCTGCTAATAAATATTCTCAATTTTCTAAGGCATCTAAGAATCCAGCTGTTCAAAAAGTATTTTCTACTACAGCATTAGCAGAACGAATACATGCTGAAAAAATGAGAAAATTAGCATCAAGAAGTTCCTTAGATATGACAAAATTTGTTCCTCAATTGCTTGATGTTGAAATTTCAGATGATAAAAGCAACTTAGAAGTAGCTATTAAAGGCGAAGTATATGAATCTACAATTCTGTACCCTCAATTAGCTGAAGTTATGCTAGAGCAGCAAAATAAATTAGTAAGCTCTACTGTTACTTCTCTTGGTAAAGTTGAAGTAGAACATGCTAAATTATTTGAGTTAATTAAAGCTAAATTTGCAGATACAAATACTGAGATAACTTTATATTTATGTCCTAACTGCGGAAATATCTATATTGATAAATTCCCAGAAACATGTGAGACTTGCGGAGGTTCTTCTAGAATGTTTCAAAAATATTAA
- a CDS encoding YjiH family protein produces MNNVSNSENALSSNDLTNIKFSKSIYLKFIVLSFIGIFMLFIPIKIGDVKSIPIDHLVSFIRKIPFVDPYYGIFITMFGGIYPFISKTWNKNKTEIFFSFIKLTSIPFIIMAYFKLGPDDFLKPNMLLFSYNLLTQIALINSIGFIFLSFLVDYGLMSFAGIFMRCIMKPIWKTSGRSSLDAIASFVGSYSIALLMTSKVYKKGYYSKKEACIIATGFSTVSTTFMIVVAKMFGVIDKWNIYFFGTMLITFIVTAITVRLYPLRSKPSNGYMDKEVAEEPIYRGGNIFKMALNEAAEVASHSDKVLNSVVKNLKEGLMVSISVMPNFMAITFIGLLIVNYTPLFNLISYIFLPITKLLGLGDEAYIVAKACSVTLVEMSCSSSIVMYASQFAKSVVAIVCVAEILYFAAPIPVILAVGIPIKIRDMMIIWVERIILSLIFAVPFAYFFLS; encoded by the coding sequence ATGAATAATGTTTCAAACTCTGAAAATGCTTTAAGCAGCAATGATTTAACTAATATTAAATTTAGTAAATCAATTTATTTAAAATTTATTGTTCTTAGTTTTATAGGTATATTTATGTTATTTATACCTATTAAGATAGGTGATGTTAAATCTATACCTATAGACCATTTAGTAAGTTTTATAAGAAAAATTCCATTTGTAGATCCTTATTATGGTATTTTTATAACTATGTTTGGAGGAATATATCCTTTTATAAGTAAGACTTGGAATAAAAATAAAACAGAAATATTTTTTTCATTTATTAAACTTACATCAATACCATTTATTATAATGGCATATTTCAAATTAGGTCCTGATGATTTTCTAAAGCCTAATATGCTTCTTTTTTCTTATAATTTACTCACTCAAATAGCATTGATTAATAGTATAGGTTTTATATTTTTATCGTTTTTAGTGGATTATGGACTTATGTCATTTGCTGGTATATTTATGCGTTGTATAATGAAGCCTATATGGAAAACTTCTGGAAGATCTTCTTTAGATGCTATAGCTTCATTTGTTGGAAGTTATTCTATTGCTCTTTTAATGACAAGTAAGGTTTATAAGAAAGGTTATTATTCTAAAAAAGAGGCCTGCATAATAGCTACAGGATTTTCTACGGTTTCAACTACTTTTATGATAGTTGTAGCTAAGATGTTTGGGGTTATAGATAAATGGAATATATATTTTTTTGGCACTATGTTAATAACATTTATAGTAACAGCTATAACTGTAAGACTTTATCCGTTAAGAAGTAAACCTAGCAATGGATATATGGATAAAGAAGTTGCAGAAGAACCTATATACAGAGGGGGCAATATTTTTAAGATGGCATTAAATGAGGCTGCTGAAGTTGCTAGTCATTCTGACAAAGTTTTAAATAGTGTTGTTAAGAATCTAAAAGAGGGGCTTATGGTTTCTATTTCTGTAATGCCTAATTTTATGGCTATAACATTTATTGGGCTTTTGATAGTGAATTATACTCCTTTATTTAATCTTATCAGCTATATATTTTTGCCTATAACTAAATTACTTGGGCTTGGAGATGAGGCTTATATAGTTGCAAAGGCTTGTTCTGTTACATTAGTTGAAATGTCATGTTCTTCAAGTATTGTAATGTATGCTAGTCAATTTGCTAAGTCTGTGGTTGCTATTGTGTGTGTTGCAGAGATTTTATATTTTGCTGCTCCTATTCCTGTAATATTGGCTGTTGGTATACCTATAAAAATAAGAGATATGATGATAATATGGGTTGAGAGAATAATACTTTCATTGATATTTGCTGTGCCTTTTGCATATTTCTTTCTTAGTTGA
- a CDS encoding PhzF family phenazine biosynthesis protein — protein sequence MKYYIIDSFADEVFKGNPTAVCILEKNISHELMQNIAMENNISETVFTIKNGNNYDVYWFTPKCEIDFCGHAVLAVAYAILNFAEKHSNEVSLNTKEGILTIRKKDDIYEMDTPNYDLKPIEITSDIIEAIGGIKPLGAYIGRDIVCVLEDENQVINAKPNLEIIKKLDGLLFHITSDVKDKENNKYDSVTRTFGPKLDVDEVDVCGSGHCHIIPLLSKKLNKDYFVAFQASPRTGVLYCNIKNNKLTIAGKACLYCVSEIFI from the coding sequence ATGAAATACTATATTATAGATTCTTTTGCTGATGAGGTTTTTAAAGGCAATCCAACGGCTGTTTGCATATTAGAAAAAAATATTTCTCATGAACTTATGCAAAATATTGCTATGGAAAATAATATTTCAGAAACAGTATTTACAATAAAGAATGGAAATAATTATGATGTGTATTGGTTTACTCCGAAATGTGAAATAGATTTTTGCGGGCATGCTGTGCTTGCTGTGGCTTATGCTATATTAAATTTTGCAGAAAAACATTCTAATGAAGTGAGCTTAAATACGAAAGAAGGTATATTAACCATTAGAAAAAAAGATGATATTTATGAAATGGATACACCTAATTATGATTTGAAACCTATAGAAATTACATCTGATATAATAGAAGCTATAGGAGGAATAAAACCTTTAGGAGCTTATATTGGACGTGACATTGTATGTGTATTGGAAGATGAAAATCAGGTTATAAATGCAAAACCTAATTTAGAGATTATAAAAAAATTAGATGGGCTTTTATTTCATATCACATCTGATGTAAAAGATAAAGAAAATAATAAATATGACAGTGTTACTAGAACTTTCGGACCAAAATTAGACGTAGATGAAGTGGATGTATGCGGTTCTGGGCATTGCCATATTATACCTTTGCTTTCAAAGAAATTGAATAAAGATTATTTTGTTGCATTTCAGGCTTCTCCAAGAACAGGAGTTTTATATTGCAATATTAAAAATAATAAATTAACTATAGCTGGAAAGGCATGTTTATATTGCGTTTCAGAAATTTTTATTTAA
- the thiM gene encoding hydroxyethylthiazole kinase, whose protein sequence is MSTLQNEIFKAITDMKSKCPLVHNITNYVVMQITANALLAVGASPVMTFEKEEFEDMLSIASSLVINIGTLTKTSIEAMHSACEIANKKNVPFVLDPVGAGATKLRTKTAIDLIKNYSPKVVRGNASEIMVLAGESIKTKGVDSSANVNMALESGKYLAKEYNTVVSISGETDIITDGDKVLYVKGGSHLMPLNTGMGCTSTAITAAILAVSEPLIAATSAMCIMASAAEKASKKSDAPASFAVAFIDELYKLDISDASKRVSL, encoded by the coding sequence ATGAGTACATTACAAAATGAAATATTTAAAGCAATTACAGATATGAAATCTAAATGCCCATTAGTGCATAATATTACTAATTATGTTGTTATGCAAATTACAGCTAATGCATTGCTTGCGGTGGGTGCTTCTCCTGTGATGACATTTGAAAAAGAAGAGTTTGAGGATATGCTTTCTATTGCTTCATCGCTTGTTATTAATATTGGAACTTTAACAAAAACTTCTATTGAAGCTATGCATAGTGCATGTGAGATAGCCAATAAAAAAAATGTGCCTTTTGTGCTTGACCCTGTTGGGGCGGGTGCTACAAAACTTAGAACTAAAACTGCTATTGATTTAATTAAAAATTATAGTCCAAAAGTTGTGCGTGGAAATGCTTCTGAAATAATGGTGCTTGCTGGAGAGAGCATAAAGACCAAAGGAGTAGACAGCAGTGCTAATGTTAATATGGCATTAGAATCTGGAAAATATTTAGCTAAAGAATATAACACTGTTGTAAGCATAAGCGGAGAGACTGATATTATCACAGACGGAGATAAGGTTTTGTATGTGAAAGGCGGTTCTCATTTAATGCCTTTAAATACTGGCATGGGCTGTACTTCCACTGCAATTACAGCTGCTATACTTGCGGTGTCTGAACCTTTAATTGCTGCTACTTCAGCTATGTGCATAATGGCTTCGGCTGCTGAAAAGGCTTCAAAAAAATCTGATGCTCCTGCTAGTTTTGCTGTTGCTTTTATTGATGAGCTTTATAAACTTGATATAAGCGATGCATCTAAAAGAGTGAGTTTATAA